Below is a genomic region from Luoshenia tenuis.
GATCGCCTCTGTCATTATCGGTGAAGATTTTGCGGCAGGAGAGGTGGCCTTTATCATGCAGCTAGGCGCGCTGCTGGAAGAGATGACGGTGGCGAGGGCGCGAGCGGGTATCGAGCGGTTGGTAAAACTAAGCCCCCAGTCGGCCAGGGTGCTTATGGAGCAGGGCGAACGCATGATCCCTGCAGGGGAGGTAAAGGTAGGGGATATCTTGCGCGTACTGCCCGGGGAGAGCATACCGGTAGACGGCGTGATTTTGACGGGGCAGACCTCGATTGATCAGGCGGTGATGACGGGGGAATCCTTACCGGTGGATAAAGCGGCAGGCGATGAGGTCGCCAGCGGCACCGTCAACCAATTTGGCTCTTTTGATATGCGGGCGACCAGGGTAGGAGAGGATAGTTCTATCCAACGCATGATTCGCCTGGTGCAATCGGCCGATGCGGGCAAGGCTAAAATCGTAGGGCTTGCGGACCGCTGGGCTACGTGGATTGTCATCATCGCCCTCAGCGCTGCTGGGCTGACGTGGATGTTTACCGGGCAGATCATCCGGGCGGTAACGATCCTGGTGGTGTTTTGCCCTTGCGCGCTGGTGCTGGCAACGCCGACTGCGATCATGGCGGCCATTGGCAATGCGACCCGGCACGGCTTTTTGGTACGGGAAGGGGATGCGCTGGAGCGATTGGCCGGCGTAGCACGCATCGCCTTTGATAAGACCGGGACGCTGACCTATGGAAAGGCACAGGTGACGGCGGTAAAATGTATGACGCCCCGCTTGGAAGAAGCGGAGCTGTATGCGCTGGCTGCCTCGGCAGAGCGGCGCTCAGAACATCCGCTGGGCAAGGCGGTGGTACAGGGGTATCAAAGCCAGGGCAAAGGCGCGCTACTAACGCCAGAGCGCTTTCAGATGATCCCCGGCCGCGGAGTAGCCGCAAAGGTTGGCGCCCGGATGGTATTAGCGGGCAATGCTGCACTTTTGCAGGACAACGGCATCATTCTCTCGGCGGCAGAAAAAGAGGCGAGGGACTACCTGGAGGAAGGCTGTACCGTGATCTATGTAGCGGTAGACGGCGAGGCGGCAGGTTTTCTGGCCCTGGCCGATACGCTTCGGGCGGATAGCCCAGATATGATCGGGCAGATCTCCAGGCTGGGGATCATGCCCGTGCTGCTCACGGGTGATCACGCGCGCGCAGCCGGGGCGATTGCCGCGCAGGCGGGTATTGCACAGGTGCACGCCGGCTGCCTGCCGGAGGATAAGCTCAACTGGATCGCGCAAAGTCAGGCACAGGGCCAGCACGTTTGTATGATCGGCGATGGCATTAACGACGCGCCGGCGCTGAAAAAGGCGGATGTGGGCATTGCCATGGGTGGGATAGGCAGCGACATCGCCGTTGACGCGGCGGAC
It encodes:
- a CDS encoding heavy metal translocating P-type ATPase, translating into MEKLERILAWGGFKKDIVCLALSGIALLISIFDLLPLPFDAAWIAIVLCGVPIVLEALIGLATAFDIKADVLVSIALIASVIIGEDFAAGEVAFIMQLGALLEEMTVARARAGIERLVKLSPQSARVLMEQGERMIPAGEVKVGDILRVLPGESIPVDGVILTGQTSIDQAVMTGESLPVDKAAGDEVASGTVNQFGSFDMRATRVGEDSSIQRMIRLVQSADAGKAKIVGLADRWATWIVIIALSAAGLTWMFTGQIIRAVTILVVFCPCALVLATPTAIMAAIGNATRHGFLVREGDALERLAGVARIAFDKTGTLTYGKAQVTAVKCMTPRLEEAELYALAASAERRSEHPLGKAVVQGYQSQGKGALLTPERFQMIPGRGVAAKVGARMVLAGNAALLQDNGIILSAAEKEARDYLEEGCTVIYVAVDGEAAGFLALADTLRADSPDMIGQISRLGIMPVLLTGDHARAAGAIAAQAGIAQVHAGCLPEDKLNWIAQSQAQGQHVCMIGDGINDAPALKKADVGIAMGGIGSDIAVDAADIALVDDEIRELPHLLALSKRMMVTIKCNLAFSMALNFLAIALAITGVLNPVVGALVHNAGSVLVIVNSAVLLKWRRRR